GCGGCACTCCGGTTTTTGCTGTTAAGGGCCAGACACTGGTCGAGCATTGGGACTATCTAGACAAGTCATTTATGTTCCCAGAAGGTGCCAACCTGATCCTTGATGATGGTGGCGATGCTACGCTTTATGTTCTGCTGGGAGCCCGTGTTGAGGCCGGCGAGACTGATCTGATCGAAGTTCCAACTTCAGAAGAAGAAGAAGCCATCTTTGCGCAGATCAAAAAGCGCATGGCGGCAAGCCCTGGCTGGTTCACCAAAACCCGTGAAGACATACTGGGCGTCTCGGAAGAGACCACAACAGGTGTGCATCGCCTGTATGAGCTGCAGAAGAATGGCCAGTTGCCTTTTCCGGCAATCAATGTGAACGACTCGGTTACCAAGTCGAAATTTGACAACAAATACGGCTGTAAAGAATCGCTGGTTGACGGCATTCGTCGTGCCACCGACACCATGATGGCCGGTAAGGTTGCCGTGGTTTGCGGTTACGGCGATGTAGGCAAAGGCTGCGCTGCTTCGCTGCAGGGGGCCGGTGCCCGCGTTAAAGTCACCGAGGTCGACCCGATCTGCGCATTGCAGGCTGCTATGGACGGTTTCGAAGTGGTCGTTCTGGAAGATGTCGTCGACAGCGCTGACATTTTCATCACAACAACCGGCAACAAAGACGTGATCCGTATCGAGCATATGCGCGAGATGAAGGACATGGCGATTGTTGGTAACATTGGCCACTTTGATAATGAAATTCAGGTCGCAAACCTGAAAAACCATAAGTGGACCAACATCAAAGACCAGGTCGACATGATCGAGATGCCCTCGGGTAGCCGTCTGATCCTGCTGTCCGAAGGCCGTTTGCTGAACCTTGGCAACGCCACTGGCCATCCGTCGTTTGTGATGTCAGCATCGTTCACCAACCAGGTTCTGGCGCAGATTGAGCTGTGGATCCGCGGTGATAACTACAAAAACGAAGTTTATATTTTGCCTAAGCATCTGGATGAAAAGGTCGCGCGTCTGCACCTGGACCGGATTGGCGTTAAGTTGAGCACGCTTAGCGATGAGCAGGCGTCTTACATCGGCGTTTCCGCCGAAGGCCCGTTCAAGCCCGAGCACTACCGCTACTAAGGGGTACCCTTTAGCTGTGCCGTGAAGGCAGCGTATTAATGGAAACAGCCGGTCAATCCTTTGACCGGCTGTTTTGTTGTATGGGCCGGCTGGGTTCAATCCTCGCCGAAACCAAAAGTTTCCGTCACGTAATCAATGTCCTTGTCACCGCGGCCAGACAAGTTGATCAGGATGGATTTGCCTGGGTTTTTTGGTGCCGCGCGAATGGCAAAGGCTAACGCATGGGCGCTTTCCAGTGCAGGAATAATGCCTTCATGACGTGACATAGCGTAAAAGGCGTTCAACGATTCCCTGTCATTGGCCGAGGTATAGTTGGCCTTCCCGGTACGATAGAGATGCGCGTGTTCTGGACCTATGCCCGGGTAATCCAATCCTGATGCCACAGTGTGCACAGGCGCAGGATCGCCATTGGCATCTTTCAGAACCATTGTGCGGAACCCGTGAATGTCGCCGTCTTCACCAAAGGCGATAGTCGCCGCATGTTCACCCAGCTTGGACGAGGTGCCCATCGGTTCAACCCCATATAGCGCAACATTAGCATCGTCGATAAAGCCTGAAAAAATGCCCATGGCATTAGATCCACCGCCAACACAGGCGGCAACAATATCGGGAAGATCTCCGGTCATATCCAAAAACTGTTCGCGGGCTTCGATACCGATAACATGTTGAAAGTCACGGACAATCATTGGAAACGGGTGAGGGCCCACAACTGAACCAATCGCAAACAGAGCTTTGTCTGCTTGCGACATATAGCTTTCAAAGCAGCTGTCGACGGCCTCTTTTAAGGACCGCCCGCCAAAACCGACGGGAACCACTTTGGCGCCTAATAGCTTCATCCGGGTCACGTTTGGCGCTTCCTTGGCGATGTCGATCTCGCCCATGTGGATTTCGCAGTCCATACCGAAATAGGCGGCAGCGGTGGCAAGGGCGACACCATGTTGGCCGGCGCCAGTTTCGGCCATGAGTTTCTTCTTGCCCATGAATTTGGCCAGAAGGCCCTCGCCCATGCAGTGGTTCAGCTTATGCGCACCAGTGTGGTTCAGGTCCTCGCGTTTGGCATAGATCTGCGCACCTCCGGTCAGATTTGATAAGTTCTTCAAATGGCTTACCGGCGTTGGGCGACCCTGAAAATGTTTGCGAATGTAGCGAAGGTCCCGAATGAAGTCGGATAATTTCGAAATCTTCTCATAGGTTTCGCGGATCTCCGTGAAATGTGGTTCTAGTGGTGGTGGCAGTTGTGCTCCACCATACTCACCAAAAAAGCCCTCGCTATTGGGCGTTGTTTTTAAATATGAAGACATCCGTCTCCCCTTCTTTGTTTTACTCTCTGAGTTGACGAATTCTGCGCCGTTCACTCAATAGGTGAAAAGAGCGCATGCTATGGAATGAGACAACCCGGTAAGGTAGGCCGCGATCCCCTTTGTTGGGGAACCCTGTTAGAATTTTCCCTTTGTTAAACAAAACTATGCCGATAGGTTTAGTCATATTGGGAGTTTCCCAAGTTCAATTTTCAACAATTCAACTGGAACCAAAACCATGGGTAAAAGAGACGATTTGATTGTGCAGTATGCGGATGATCTGAAAAACAAATGCGGTATGGAGCCGGATATGGATCTGCTGACCAAGGTCACCATTGGCTGTGGTCCAGCGATTTACAACGCGGATGCATCAACTGTAGCGTCAAGCCAAGAGAGTGAACTTGAAACCGTAAAAGAGAATTTTCTAGTGAAAAAATTGGGCCTGGCAGACGGACCTGAGCTGATGGCGGGGATCAATGCGGTCGTTGAGATCTACGGAAAATCAGAGCGCAACAAGTATCGTGCGGTCGTTTATTACATGCTGACCAAACACTTTGGGAAAGAATCAGTCTACGGCTGATTATTTGCGACCAATAGAAAACTGCGCCTGCCCTTGTGGTAGGCGTATTGCATTTGAACGGTATTGTTCGGGCAATTGAATTGCGGAAAACCCCTGGCTTGGGTATCAAGGTTTTACGGTCAGGATGGCCAGGAACCAGAAATTTTCATACGCGTGTGGTGGCTTGGGAGCACGCGGGGTGAGAGGGAAGGTCCTGAGCAATCGGACCTTCCCTTTTTCATATTTTCTAAGCGGTATTTAGTCAGCTTCGACTGAATCATTTATGCCGGATCAGTCCGCCTCGGTTTTACCCAGAGCACAGACTATGCGCCATTCACTTTCGGTGACCGGTTGTACCGAGAGCCGTGAATTGCGAACCAAGATCATGTCTTCAAGCCTGGGATCTGCTTTGATCTGGTCTAGTGCCACCGGTTGCGCAAATCCGCGCACTGCCTTGATATCCACACATTCCCAGCGGTCATCATCAATCGTGCTATCAGGATGCGCCTCGGCACAAATCTCGACAATTCCGACCACCGATTTTTCTTTTTGCGAGTGGTAAAAGAAACCGCGATCCCCGATTTCCATCTGACGCATGAAGTTGCGCGCCTGATAATTGCGCACACCGTCCCACTCCTCACCTTCGGCCCCCTTGGCCACCTGGTCATCCCAGCTCCAGGTTGATGGTTCGGATTTGAACAGCCAATATGCCATTAGCCAATGACCTTTTTCCAGGTGATCAAGTCAACGGTCTCGAATAAGTCGGCCTTTGCATAGGGGTCACTGTCTGCCCAAGCCTGTCCTGCAGCCATGTCTTCGACATCTAGAATGACAAGCGACCCGACCATATTGCCTTCTTGGTCCAGCAGCGGACCAGCCTGAGCTACTGCACCAGTGTCTTCAATATAGGCAAGATGCGCTGTGCGATTGTCGAGCCGGGTCTGAAGGGCGCCGGGCCTGTCGCGGGCAATCAAAGCAATTAACATTTTATTCCTCTTTTAATGGTCTTGCTAATAATTGAGCCACTGCATCGGCAATCGTCAAGCGCTGACTGACCAAATTGGTTACCGTTTGGGTGATCGGCATGTCGATTTTCATGTCATCGGCCTTTGCGGCAGCAGCCCGCGCAGTGGCAGCTCCTTCGACCGTTATAGTGGGATCAAACGTTTCCCCACGACCAATCGACAGGCCTAGCCGATAGTTGCGCGACAGGTTTGAACTGCAGGTCAGTGTCAGATCGCCAAACCCGGACAGCCCGGCCAGCGTTTCAGGCTGTGCACCGCAGGCAATGGCCATGCGCTGCATTTCGGCATAGCCTCGTGTCATCAACGCCGCGCGCGCACTGTCGCCAAGCCCGGCTCCGATCACGGCACCACAAGCAATGGCCATCACATTTTTCAATGCGCCACCTTGCTCGGCACCAATGGTGTCGGTGGTTCGATAAAGTCGCAGGTTTGTGGTCGTCAACTGTTGCTGCAAGTCTTTGCCAAGCGGGGCGTTGTTGCAAGCCAGTGTCAAAGCGGTGGGAAGTCCCCGGGCAATATCATCGGCAAAACTGGGACCGGTCAGCAGGGCGGGTTGCGCGCTGGGCAGGGCTTCGCGCAGGACCGCAATAGGGCCAAGACCGGTATTCAGCTCAATACCTTTGCAGCAGGCAACGACAGTTTTGCCAGCCAGAAATTCGCAATGTTCGTTCAGGACGGACCGGAGCTTTTGCATCGGAACGGCCAGCAATAGTGTCTGATTTTGCGCTGCATCTGTAATACTGTCTGTGACTGACAGGCCGTCTGGCAATGGCACTCCGGGCAATCGTTTCATATTTTCGCGGTCGGACTGCATTGCTTTTGCATGGTCCGGATTTCGCGTCCACAAGGTTACAGGACCATTGCCAGACAGAGATATCGCCAAAGCGGTGCCAAATGCGCCTGATCCAAGAACCGATACGCTCATGCCTTGGCTCCTTTGCGGCCACTGCCCAACATAGCGGGGCTGGTTTGGTCCAACGGCCAGCGCGGTCGGGCGGTAAGGTCCATTCCATCACGCGCACCGGCCCTAAATCGCTCTAGTCCTGCATAGGCGATCATTGCGGCGTTATCAGTACACAGATGCAGCGGAGGAGCTGTGAACACGGCACCCATTTCTGCGCAAGCAGTCTCTAATCCAGCCCGTATGGCGGTATTTGCTGCCACACCGCCAGCCACTGCAACGGTGGGTATGGCGGGATTTTCTTCAAGGTACAGGCGAATGGCGCGGCGTGTTTTCTCGACCAGAACATCCACCACAGCGGCCTGAAACCCTGCGCATAGATCAGCCCGATCCTGACGGGTCAAACCACCTTTTTCAGCCGCAACCTGATCCCGCATACGCATCAGCGCCGTTTTCAACCCAGAGAAGGAAAGATTGCAATCAGGTCGGTCCAGCATGGGGCGAGGAAACCTAAACCGTTTTGCGTTTCCTATTTCCGCCTCGGCCTGCACGGCTGGCCCACCAGGTTGTGGTAGTCCAAGCAAACGTGCAGTTTTGTCAAAGGCTTCACCTGGGGCATCATCGATGGTGCCACCCAATCGGGTAAAGTCCTCGGGGCCGCGGGCGATAAGGTATTGGCAGTGTCCGCCTGAAACCAAAAGCATGAGATAGGGGTAGGCAATCGCGTCAGTCAGTCTTGGCGTTAACGCGTGGCCTGCCAGATGGTTGACCCCGACCAGAGGCAGACCGGTCGCGGCCGCAATACCTTTGGCACACATCACCCCCGACATCACTCCACCAATCAGACCTGGTCCGGCAGTGACGGCAATTGCATCCAGATCAGCCAAAGCCAGACCAGACCCCGTCAATGCGTCGCGCACGCACACGTCCAGTTTTTCGGCATGGGCACGGGCGGCGATTTCCGGCACGACGCCACCATAGGCGCTGTGCAATTCATTTTGGCCAAAGACAACCGAGGATAAAATATCCGGTAAGTTGTCGCCATTTTGCCGGACCACTGCCGCCGCAGTGTCATCACAGCTGCTCTCGAGCCCAAGAATTGTCAGTGTTTGTGTCATCGTCTTGCCGTTGCATCACAGTGACCTCGGAGCTACCACCTAAGGGAATGGCAAACAATCCCGGGAGAGTGGCATGGCAGTCCTGTTGATGACACGTCCGCAAAACGCGGCACGGCGGTTTGTCGCGATGTTGCCTGCAACATTGACTGCCAAACTGCAAATTATCTATGCACCACTGATGTCAGTGCAACCTGTAGGTCAAGATGTCACTCTGCTGAAGGACGAGGCGGTGATATTCACCTCTGCTAATGGTGTGTCCGCGACTGCCAGTATCCCTGATCGCGACGGTAGAACGGCCTATTGTCTGGGTCGACACACCAGGCAGATTGCCGAGGACGCGGGATGGCAAGCCCAAATGTGTGGCAATACGGCGGATGACGTTGTGGCGGATCTTTTGCAGCGTCGCCCATCCGGGTTGCTTGTACATCTGCGTGGCCAACATTCACGCGGGCAAATTGCCGAGCGATTGTCTAAGGCGGGACTGCCATGTCGGGAAAAAATTATTTATGAGCAACGGCTACTTACCCTGACTGACGAGGCAAATTCAGCGCTGTCTGCAACCCAGGATGTAATCGTGCCGATTTTTTCGCCGCGTACTGCGCGACAATTTGCCGACCTTTGCCCAATAGGGTCAGGATTTCACCTGATTGCAATGAGTGGTGCAGTTGCAGAGCCACTGAAGTCCTTGAAATATAGGGATTTGCGGATATGTAGTGAACCAGATGCACAGTCCATGGCGCTGTTGGTTCAAGACGTCGCGGCAACATTGATCCGGGTTGAGAGCGATAGGTCAGCGCAGTAGTGTCGGACTGGTTCGAATATAAGAAATTTGAGAATCGATGGGGGTAGCCGAAGTGGCTGACAAAAAGAATTCTGATCTGGTGACTGAGGGCAGCCCCAACATCGAGCCGTTACAGGCCGACACTTTAGATCCCTCCACCATTAGTGAAACTGAAGACATTGTGTCTGCAACTGTTGACGCAGTTGAGCTGGACGACATTCATAGTTCCGAGACCGAGACCGAGACCGAGACCGAGACCGAGACCGAGACCGAGACCGAGACCGAGACCGAGACCGAGACCGAGACCGCTGATCCTGCGCCGGAATTGGTTACATCTCTCCCGGAAAAGGAAGTCGAACGTGTCACTGTAAAGCGTGGCAGTTTTGGCATGGCGTTTGTGGGTGGCGTTGTTGCGGCATCAATTGGGTTTGTTGCAGGCCAAGGCCAGTGGTTGAATTCTGTTTTGCCGGCAACATTGCAGTCAGCACC
This portion of the Parasedimentitalea marina genome encodes:
- the ahcY gene encoding adenosylhomocysteinase, yielding MAEDYFVKDIALAEFGRKELDIAETEMPGLMSLRAEYGEEKPLKGARIVGSLHMTIQTAVLIETLVDLGADVRWASCNIFSTQDHAAAAIAASGTPVFAVKGQTLVEHWDYLDKSFMFPEGANLILDDGGDATLYVLLGARVEAGETDLIEVPTSEEEEAIFAQIKKRMAASPGWFTKTREDILGVSEETTTGVHRLYELQKNGQLPFPAINVNDSVTKSKFDNKYGCKESLVDGIRRATDTMMAGKVAVVCGYGDVGKGCAASLQGAGARVKVTEVDPICALQAAMDGFEVVVLEDVVDSADIFITTTGNKDVIRIEHMREMKDMAIVGNIGHFDNEIQVANLKNHKWTNIKDQVDMIEMPSGSRLILLSEGRLLNLGNATGHPSFVMSASFTNQVLAQIELWIRGDNYKNEVYILPKHLDEKVARLHLDRIGVKLSTLSDEQASYIGVSAEGPFKPEHYRY
- a CDS encoding EVE domain-containing protein — its product is MAYWLFKSEPSTWSWDDQVAKGAEGEEWDGVRNYQARNFMRQMEIGDRGFFYHSQKEKSVVGIVEICAEAHPDSTIDDDRWECVDIKAVRGFAQPVALDQIKADPRLEDMILVRNSRLSVQPVTESEWRIVCALGKTEAD
- the tsaD gene encoding tRNA (adenosine(37)-N6)-threonylcarbamoyltransferase complex transferase subunit TsaD, whose translation is MTQTLTILGLESSCDDTAAAVVRQNGDNLPDILSSVVFGQNELHSAYGGVVPEIAARAHAEKLDVCVRDALTGSGLALADLDAIAVTAGPGLIGGVMSGVMCAKGIAAATGLPLVGVNHLAGHALTPRLTDAIAYPYLMLLVSGGHCQYLIARGPEDFTRLGGTIDDAPGEAFDKTARLLGLPQPGGPAVQAEAEIGNAKRFRFPRPMLDRPDCNLSFSGLKTALMRMRDQVAAEKGGLTRQDRADLCAGFQAAVVDVLVEKTRRAIRLYLEENPAIPTVAVAGGVAANTAIRAGLETACAEMGAVFTAPPLHLCTDNAAMIAYAGLERFRAGARDGMDLTARPRWPLDQTSPAMLGSGRKGAKA
- a CDS encoding NAD(P)H-dependent glycerol-3-phosphate dehydrogenase encodes the protein MSVSVLGSGAFGTALAISLSGNGPVTLWTRNPDHAKAMQSDRENMKRLPGVPLPDGLSVTDSITDAAQNQTLLLAVPMQKLRSVLNEHCEFLAGKTVVACCKGIELNTGLGPIAVLREALPSAQPALLTGPSFADDIARGLPTALTLACNNAPLGKDLQQQLTTTNLRLYRTTDTIGAEQGGALKNVMAIACGAVIGAGLGDSARAALMTRGYAEMQRMAIACGAQPETLAGLSGFGDLTLTCSSNLSRNYRLGLSIGRGETFDPTITVEGAATARAAAAKADDMKIDMPITQTVTNLVSQRLTIADAVAQLLARPLKEE
- a CDS encoding YciI family protein translates to MLIALIARDRPGALQTRLDNRTAHLAYIEDTGAVAQAGPLLDQEGNMVGSLVILDVEDMAAGQAWADSDPYAKADLFETVDLITWKKVIG
- a CDS encoding uroporphyrinogen-III synthase, giving the protein MAVLLMTRPQNAARRFVAMLPATLTAKLQIIYAPLMSVQPVGQDVTLLKDEAVIFTSANGVSATASIPDRDGRTAYCLGRHTRQIAEDAGWQAQMCGNTADDVVADLLQRRPSGLLVHLRGQHSRGQIAERLSKAGLPCREKIIYEQRLLTLTDEANSALSATQDVIVPIFSPRTARQFADLCPIGSGFHLIAMSGAVAEPLKSLKYRDLRICSEPDAQSMALLVQDVAATLIRVESDRSAQ
- the trpB gene encoding tryptophan synthase subunit beta, whose translation is MSSYLKTTPNSEGFFGEYGGAQLPPPLEPHFTEIRETYEKISKLSDFIRDLRYIRKHFQGRPTPVSHLKNLSNLTGGAQIYAKREDLNHTGAHKLNHCMGEGLLAKFMGKKKLMAETGAGQHGVALATAAAYFGMDCEIHMGEIDIAKEAPNVTRMKLLGAKVVPVGFGGRSLKEAVDSCFESYMSQADKALFAIGSVVGPHPFPMIVRDFQHVIGIEAREQFLDMTGDLPDIVAACVGGGSNAMGIFSGFIDDANVALYGVEPMGTSSKLGEHAATIAFGEDGDIHGFRTMVLKDANGDPAPVHTVASGLDYPGIGPEHAHLYRTGKANYTSANDRESLNAFYAMSRHEGIIPALESAHALAFAIRAAPKNPGKSILINLSGRGDKDIDYVTETFGFGED
- a CDS encoding DUF2853 family protein, which produces MGKRDDLIVQYADDLKNKCGMEPDMDLLTKVTIGCGPAIYNADASTVASSQESELETVKENFLVKKLGLADGPELMAGINAVVEIYGKSERNKYRAVVYYMLTKHFGKESVYG